AGGAAAAGCCAAAGTTTTATCAGGTAGCTATAAAAAGGGATGAAGTGTGAATCCATgtccaacatggatgaaccctgacaATGGGATGCTAAGTGAAAAGAGGCTAGGCACAAAAGGCTACACGCTGTAGGACTGCATTTATGGGAAATATCCAGAAGcagcaaagacagagagagaaagcagatagAGGAGTGGTTGTTAAGACtagggggagggaggaattgGAAGTGACAGCTAACAGATTTGAGGCTtttttctggggtgatggaaatgttccagaaTTGGAGAGTTGGTCATAGTAGCATGACAttgtgaaaatactaaaaaccatGAAATTGTACAGTTTTAAATGGTACATTTTTTAGGCGAGTattatctcaaatttttaaaaatgttccaaaGCATAAGAAAAGCTGGAAGCCAAAGTCCTTCCATGGCCCACGAGGCCCCCGTCATCTGCCCTTTACCTCCCAGACACCgccttctgttctctctgctccaggcacacttctacctcagggcctttgcattgactgcttctctgttttgctttgttttgtttttaagggagaaagtttttgttttttaaagattttatttatttgtcagagagagagagagagagagcaagcacaagcaggggtggggtagagggagaagcaggctccctgccaagcagagagcctgacacggggctccatcccaggaccccgggatcatgacctaagctgaaggcagatgctttaccagctgagccccccagaggTCCCAAGACTTCCTCTGTTTGGAACACTCTTCATCCCAATCCCCACatggcttcctcccctccctcaggtCTGTGCTCAGATGTTGCCTCAGTGGTGCCCTTGTTCGCTCACTGTACAATCCCACCCCCTTGCCCCTTACCCCCTCAAACTGTCCTCAGTGTCTGAGTCCCCTGCTAGAGCAGCCGCTTCCCCTGGCCAGGGCCTTTCTGCTTTcctcactgctgtatccccagtgcctagagcAGGGCCTGGTATGTCACTGGTCCTTGGGGAGTGCCTGttgagggggtggaggaagggaagggcccACAGGCCCTCAACCTCCCACTCTCTTTTCCCATGCAGGTGTCGCATGTCTTCACCAACTTTGGCAAGGGCATCCGCTACGTGTCATTTGAGCAGTATGGGAGGGACACGCGTTCCTGGGTGGGGCACTATGGCGCCCTGGTGACCCACTCCAGTGTGAGGGTCAGGATCCGCCTGTCCTAGCCAACTGATCCAGCCTTCCAGAAAGTACTGCCATCTGGGCATCATCAGTCAAGGGCAGTTTTGAGGCTGGGAGCCCAGCTGGGAGCCGGGTGCCCGTGGACAAGTGGGTGTCCCATGTGGCCCCTTCCCGGCGGCCCTCTGGGGAACCCCACTCACTGCTGTTTCAGCATGGTGCCCACACGCTGTACAAGAAACCAGGGATCCAACCAGGCTGCTCACCACTTTCCCAGCTTCCCAGGGTGGGAGAACTTACTCCCAGAGTAACTCAGAGATGTTTACTTTTCTTGCAAATTGTTTTCTTACACGTGTGGATGTCAGTTGGCGGACTGAGTCACAAGACAAAGGCCAAACCAGGATTTTTAACCATGGGGGAAAGTCGCTGATCACCCGGGACGGTGACTCCTGACCACATGTTTGCAGAGTAAGCTAGCAGGGAGCAGACCTTAGGTGGGGCAGTCTGTCCTTGAGGTCACCAACAGGGGCATCAAAAGGAACCGTTTCCTTAGTCTTCAGAGTCCCTGGGACTCAGCTGTGAGGCTTGTGTGACCTTCTCTAGCACCACCCATCAGCGCCTGCCCTTTGGGCCTGGCTGGTACCGTTTCTATCAGAATTCCTAAGTCCCTGCTGATCCACAAACCAcgtcccctgccccacctcctgtCCCTACCTCATGGGAAGCTCCCCTCCTGCTGGCCAACAGACTCCTTTTCTCTACTCCCTTGCATTCAGGCTCCAAGAGCAAGGTGTGCCACAGGGGAAAGCACTCGGGCCTGCCTCCCTAGtgtctcctgctctctccctggcTGGGCACAGCCAACCAATAAAATCGGTGCTAAATGTGAAACAAGGGGGGACTTCGGTCTGTAATCAATGAActgtctgcccccagccctgaccCTAAAAGGGCCCGTGTGAGGTTTCTGATCATGAGAAATTTAGGAGGTATGCTAAGCTCCGTGCGGGTGATGGAGGGCAGGCCCTGTTATTTATTTGGcccaggaggaaacaggctcagagttTAAATGTCACCTGGCCAGTAGGCAGAAAAGGCAGGACTTGCACAGAACCCAGTGATGGAAGGACGGCTCTCAAATCTTAAAATCTAAGCCCATCATCAGGCAAGGTCAGTATTATTTCAGTGCCATTTACcaagggaggaaactgaggcagaacaAAGACAGAGAGTCAGGATTTGGACCCAGGTGTGTGTGGGTCTGAAAATAACCGAGAGGAGCAGCTCCCAGGCGGCCAGCAGCACACCTGCTCTGAGCCTCCCAACACCCcggcacagatgaggaaaccggaCAGCCGGGCTGTCCTTGCCCAGATCCTCGGCccgtgggaaagggaaaagggccTCAGAGCCACCTAGCAGACTCTAGAGTTCCCCCAAAGAGTAGCCATTGGCAGGTGTTCTACACTCAGGACCTCGGATTTCATCTTCACCAAACCCAACAAGGGGGATATTATGAGTAGGGCTATTTTCTGGAGGAAACAGGCCCATTGGGGATGTCTGTGGCTAATAGCACACAGAGGACAAATACAGGAAGGGTCACACCACAACCAGGGAAGTAGGGGGGCAGTCTGTGTGTTTATTGCCACCCCTTCCCAGCAGATGGCAATACAGGGCCCTGTCCCAGCAGAAGAGGTCCTTTGAGCCCATGCTCTACACACAGAAGGCAAGGGTGTGGACAGAGGGGGGCTTTTACTAACTCCACCCAGAAGCCCTGTGGGCAAGCAGTGTTCCCGGTGGAAGAGGCAAAGGCAGAATTTGCACCCAGGACCAGGTACTTCTAGAGCTGGAAGAGCTTCCCAAGGATATCACAGGCACCCAGAGAGGAAGGTTCTGGTTCCGAGGAAACCCCAGCCCACTGCGGCCCTGCCAGTCACTTCTTCTTCTGCACGTGGCCACAGTCGTACTTGCCACGCACAACAGTGAGCTTCACGCCAGGCAGGTCCTGGGTGCGGCCGCCCTGCACCAGCACGACATGGTGCTCCTGCAGGCTGTGGCCCTCCCCGGGGATGAAGCACACGGCCTCTCGGCCAGTGCTGAGCCGCACGCGGCAGCACTTGCGGTTGGCTGAGTTGGGTTTCTTGGGCTTTCGGATGAACGTGCGCAACACCACTCCCTTCAGCTGTGGCCGGCCGGCCGTGGGGCCTAGAGGTGGAGGCGGCCTCTTGGGAAGCCCTCGGCGGTGCATCTGGTTCAGGGTGGCCATGGGCCGGGTGGCCAGGGCTAGGCCTGGAGACACACAACCGGGAGGAGAGGCTGTTATCCCAGCAAATGGTTAAGAGTTCTAGGCACAAGTTCCAAGCACTTTCCCAGGATGTACTTGTTTCCGTCTGGGGGTAGTCACAAATAAGAGTAATAACACCTACATGTCAGGTtctgttttaaacatttaatgtGAATTAGCTCCTTTTATTCTGCAAGGAAGGCACTGACTTTTGcaaacaataataaaagcaaacagaTTCACACCACGTCATGGACTGGTCTATGCCCTGTACCTATGTGAACTCGCCTCATCTCTACAGCAACCCAATGGGGTGTTCGGGGGAGGTGTCCCTCCTCTACCCCCCACGAGCAGATGATGTCCCCCAAACTGTTACAgaccctttcctccctcctgcacTGCATCCCTTTAGTCCTGTCCAGACTCATCTACCGagccctccttctccctcctatAGTCTGGTCCCCACACCCAGCCAGAGGGACCCTGTGGACACGGGGGTCAAATCAGgaaccccctcccctgctcagagCCCTCTCTCCTGCGGTGCCATCTGACTTAGGGAAAAGCCAAAGACCTTTCCGTGACCCATGAGGCCCCAGGTGCTCTGCCCCCATCACTTCCCTGACCTCCTCTCCCTACTTGCCCCCTTGCTCATCGTGCTCCAGCTGGTGTCCCCAGACACAGCAACAGAAAGGGGACCAGTGTGGCTGCAGTGGACTAAGAAGGACAGTTCAAGGAAGGAATATATTTCCAAGGCAGACTGACAAGATTTGCTCATGGACAGGATGTAAAGATGGTGCCACCATCTTGAGCAAACATTTACCTACCATCTTGGCCCCCAAAATGGAAGCACAACGGTGACAGAGATGACCCTAGACATACCCTCTTGGAGCTCCCAATTCAAGGCTCTAGGTTCATCACCTTCCTGTCACTATTGCAGATGCCCTTTTACACCCAAACTTTACACTCCCTCTCTATCCAGGGTGGGTCCTGGCTGTACTATCTATTTCCGTGTTACGTTACATGTCAAGTTACAGCAGAATCCTCAAAGGGGTGAGACGTTGCTAGAAGCTTCTTCCTAGTGGTATGCCCTTGAGCAAGACTCTGCCTTGGTGCCTCAGGGTCCTCACCGCATCACAGGCACCAGAGTCACACCTCCCCCTTGAGTATGGTGTATGAGAGGTTATGGTGAGAGATGCGCCTCAAGCTAGCCCAGAATTCCCTGGCAGGGCACAAGCCTGTCACGGGATCCTTAAGTGAGTGGCAACCAGAAAGTGCTTAATAAAAGTCTGCAGAGTGAGTGACTGAGATACTTCGCAAAGGGCCTGGCCATGAGAAGCACGTGAGGTCTGCAGAACCCATAAAGACAAATAAAGCATCCCTCTCCTTGCCTGGCGCACACTAAGGTCAATCCTTTGCTTGGATGTCTCACCCACCGGAgattatttattaagtatttgctGAAGAGATCAGAAACTGACCCAAACTCCCGGTACCCACCTGACGATGCATAGTCGCCCCCAAGGCAACGACTTCCCACCTCTTGCCCTTGCAGCCCGAGCTCCGCTAAAACCCACCGTGCATTCGTGCCTCCCAAACTTAAAACCCCGATTCCCCCCAGGGCTGCGGCAGAGGCAGACAAGTCCCAGCGGGGATAACCCTCGTACAGCGGCGTCTCTGCAGCTCAAGTCCCCAACTTACCATAATTTAGGGACGTGCTGAGGCCACGGAGAAGGCCGGACCAGAACATCCCGCCGCCTGAAGGGTCCCTGTGTTAGGGGATGAGAGAATcaggaaggaaaagggggaaatggCCGGAGCCGGGGAAGGGCCCCGCTTCTCCCCATCCCGCCCTCAGAGCCTGCAGATTAAGTCCAAGGAATTTCCTCTGACAGTCTGACTACAATCCTTCACGCTGCGGCCAGAAATTCTCCCCGTAAATTAAGTTTCGCTCTGAGTAGGCTCTCGGGCACCTAgcaacctccctcccccacccccggcataCTGGAggacaaaagaaactgaggacagGGCCAGGGAGATTTGGGGAACCCGAGGATTTCTTATCAACTTCACTGACCCTAGCAGGGTCCGCAGACACGCTGAACCGGCTTCAAGCCACTTCCGGAGGTCATCCCGCAGGGATTGGCTGGATCTGCCTCTCGTGCACTGAGGGGGCGGGACACAAACAACGATTGGTCAAAGACAGAGTCAATCTCGGTCAACTTTTCTAGTCGGACTGCGTTTGAGGCACGAGAGGCGCGGCTGCTTTGCAATTGGTCTAAACGCGAAGTGGGCGGGACGAAGGGGGCGCGACTCCTTGTCCCCCGTCCAAGATGGCTGCGTCCATGGCGCGGCGTTTGGGGTCTTTGGTGGCTGGTTGGGGTCTTCGGCCCCGGAGAGGTTGCGTCTGCAGCCATAACGCAAGGAGAACTTTTGCCACGGAGAGACGAGACCGGAACCTTCTGTACGAGCACGCGCGCGAGGGCTACAGTGCGCTCCCTCAGCTGGACATGGAGTCGCTGTGCGCATGCCCGGAAGACGCTGCACGCGCCCTGCAGCTCCGCAAGGGGGAGTTACGGCCGGAAGACCTGCCGGCGATCGTGAGTGCGCTTGCGTGGGCCATTGGCTGCGGAGCCCAACTGGGCTTGCAAGATACTTCCAGCAGGGGGCGAACCTATTACGGgaattttagttttttccccAATTTAGCCGACCTGTGCTTGGCACGCATACGTGTGCCAGTTATCCACGGAGTGCTAGGGCCCTACTATCTACACACCCACTATGCGTTCCATAAAGCGTGCTGAGTACCTGCTCTGCGCTTAGAAACTTACTCCAACCTCATGCCAGGCTTaagatgacaaaagaaaatggggggaggaggaagaaactaGGGGGACAGGGAGGTGAGTCAGACGAGGGTGGAGGGGTTTGGCTTTGGAGAGTAAAAGATCGAGACCTGCGGCTGCCCGACAAGTAGCAGGCAGTTAA
The DNA window shown above is from Mustela nigripes isolate SB6536 chromosome 17, MUSNIG.SB6536, whole genome shotgun sequence and carries:
- the MRPS12 gene encoding small ribosomal subunit protein uS12m, producing MFWSGLLRGLSTSLNYGLALATRPMATLNQMHRRGLPKRPPPPLGPTAGRPQLKGVVLRTFIRKPKKPNSANRKCCRVRLSTGREAVCFIPGEGHSLQEHHVVLVQGGRTQDLPGVKLTVVRGKYDCGHVQKKK